A window from Bacteroidota bacterium encodes these proteins:
- a CDS encoding WG repeat-containing protein: MIMKKYLLMSTVLLFSLSMNSQQTGFKAAKWEKEYDNVDACTCGLAKVEKNGKHGFVTEEGKLVVPLIYDEALAFSEGKAAVMIGNKWGYIDSTGKELLKLQFTDASSFSEGMAKVTLNEKCGFVDETGKLVIDIQYNNASHFKEGLAAVSNAKARWGYIDKTGAIVIPFAYSFAMEFADSKAQVMKEGKWSSIDKKGNAMKDE; this comes from the coding sequence ATGATCATGAAAAAGTATTTATTAATGAGCACAGTTCTGCTGTTCTCATTATCAATGAACAGTCAGCAAACTGGTTTTAAAGCGGCTAAATGGGAAAAAGAATATGATAATGTAGATGCCTGCACCTGTGGACTTGCCAAGGTAGAGAAAAATGGTAAGCATGGTTTTGTAACGGAAGAAGGTAAGCTTGTGGTTCCGCTTATATATGATGAAGCCTTAGCCTTTTCTGAAGGCAAAGCTGCTGTAATGATCGGTAATAAATGGGGCTATATCGACAGCACTGGCAAAGAACTGTTGAAGTTACAATTCACTGATGCTTCTTCTTTCAGCGAAGGCATGGCAAAAGTAACCCTGAATGAAAAATGTGGTTTTGTAGATGAAACTGGCAAACTGGTAATTGATATCCAGTATAACAATGCATCTCACTTTAAAGAAGGATTGGCTGCAGTAAGTAATGCAAAAGCAAGATGGGGCTATATTGATAAAACTGGTGCTATTGTAATTCCTTTTGCTTACAGTTTTGCTATGGAGTTTGCAGATAGTAAAGCCCAGGTAATGAAAGAAGGTAAATGGAGCAGCATTGATAAAAAAGGGAATGCAATGAAGGATGAATAG
- a CDS encoding glycerate kinase yields the protein MQVLIAPNAFKNSLSAADAATAIKEGLLQSDLSCECICFPVGDGGDGTAELIIQHCKGAVFNAGVNDPFGRKINAEYGLIDNYKTAVIEMANASGLRLLKPEEYDPLHATSFGTGELLKHALDKKVNKIILCIGGSATVDGAAGILQALGIRFLNKYGDELNNLPERMNELETIDLSGLDKRVLNCKLVVLCDVENILLGKEGAANVFGPQKGAGLADIIKLEVALTRLRDIVMQQTGRDISTLKHGGAAGGVAASLSAMLNAELVNGIENFLSITGFENALKNVDLVITGEGSIDIQTLQGKGPFGVAKMAKQKGIPVIGLAGKVPLEKSPQLQQYFDVLLSINNEPVDLAKAMMNTKHNLERTAKEIGNMLAMQLLPQKKL from the coding sequence ATGCAGGTACTCATTGCACCCAATGCTTTTAAAAACAGTTTATCGGCGGCAGACGCTGCAACAGCCATCAAAGAAGGTTTGCTGCAAAGTGATCTTAGCTGTGAATGCATTTGTTTTCCTGTTGGGGATGGTGGTGATGGCACCGCAGAATTGATCATTCAGCATTGTAAAGGAGCTGTGTTCAATGCTGGAGTGAATGATCCGTTCGGCAGAAAAATAAATGCCGAATATGGTTTGATAGATAATTATAAAACGGCCGTGATTGAAATGGCTAATGCATCAGGCCTGCGTTTATTGAAACCGGAAGAATATGATCCGCTGCATGCAACATCATTTGGTACCGGAGAGTTACTCAAACATGCATTGGATAAAAAAGTCAATAAAATTATTTTATGTATCGGTGGCAGTGCTACAGTTGATGGTGCTGCAGGAATATTACAAGCACTAGGTATTCGTTTTTTAAATAAATATGGAGATGAACTGAACAATCTTCCTGAAAGAATGAATGAACTGGAAACAATTGATCTTTCTGGTTTGGATAAAAGAGTTCTTAACTGCAAGCTGGTTGTATTGTGTGATGTAGAAAATATTTTACTCGGAAAAGAAGGCGCTGCAAATGTTTTCGGTCCGCAAAAAGGTGCCGGGCTTGCTGACATTATAAAACTCGAAGTTGCATTGACAAGGTTGCGTGACATCGTAATGCAGCAAACAGGCAGGGATATATCAACGCTGAAACATGGTGGCGCTGCCGGTGGCGTTGCTGCATCATTATCTGCAATGCTGAATGCTGAACTGGTAAATGGTATTGAAAATTTTTTATCCATTACCGGTTTTGAAAATGCGTTGAAGAATGTTGATCTCGTTATTACCGGTGAAGGAAGTATTGATATACAAACCTTACAAGGTAAGGGCCCTTTTGGTGTTGCAAAAATGGCAAAGCAAAAAGGAATTCCTGTAATTGGATTAGCTGGGAAAGTTCCTTTGGAAAAATCTCCGCAGCTGCAGCAATATTTTGATGTGCTGTTATCTATCAACAATGAACCCGTTGATCTTGCCAAAGCAATGATGAATACAAAACATAACCTGGAACGAACTGCAAAAGAGATTGGTAATATGCTGGCAATGCAATTATTGCCTCAAAAAAAGTTGTGA
- a CDS encoding GntP family permease, with amino-acid sequence MTNSFAQVLIFLLAGIVVIILLTTRWRVHPFFALLIACFLVGLGVQMDIATILGTIKSGFGHIMQSLGLIIVLGTTLGVLLEHSGCTKVMANYILKKTGEKKAPLAMSITGFIVGLPVFCDSGYIVLSGLNQSLAKRTGISVAIMATSLATGLYAVHCLLPPHPGAAAAAVTIGVNFGKLISIGIAVAIPGMIAGYLWARYAGKKVPHVTAEAEHITTHTALPNPFMAFLPVIVPVLLIAVNSFFALEKNSGNILQRIFAVLGEPVIALSVGILLVFATVRSWTKQAVSKLLQEGVEKAGGILVIIGAGGAFGAVLAATKIGEHFGQSLNLGSMGIFFPFLLTFMLKTAQGSSTVAIITAASIIQPLLPALGLDTETGKLLCVLSMGAGSMMISHANDAYFWVISKFSGLDMKPMLKVYSVATIWMGLVTLLVIYILSLFLL; translated from the coding sequence ATGACAAATTCATTTGCACAGGTATTGATCTTTTTATTAGCCGGTATTGTAGTCATCATACTGCTTACTACCCGCTGGCGGGTGCATCCTTTTTTTGCTTTGCTCATTGCCTGCTTTTTGGTTGGGCTGGGTGTGCAGATGGATATAGCAACCATTCTCGGTACGATCAAATCCGGCTTTGGCCATATCATGCAATCGCTGGGGCTTATTATTGTACTCGGCACTACGTTGGGTGTATTACTGGAACATAGCGGCTGTACTAAAGTGATGGCAAATTATATTCTGAAAAAAACAGGAGAAAAAAAAGCACCGTTGGCAATGAGCATCACCGGTTTTATTGTAGGTCTTCCTGTTTTTTGTGATTCAGGCTATATCGTTTTGAGTGGATTAAATCAATCGCTGGCAAAACGTACCGGTATTTCGGTTGCTATCATGGCTACATCACTCGCCACCGGTTTATATGCGGTGCATTGTTTATTGCCGCCACATCCCGGCGCTGCCGCTGCGGCTGTTACTATCGGTGTTAATTTCGGAAAACTAATCAGTATCGGTATTGCTGTTGCTATCCCTGGTATGATCGCAGGTTATTTGTGGGCCCGTTATGCAGGAAAAAAAGTTCCCCATGTGACAGCAGAAGCAGAACATATCACTACACACACTGCATTGCCAAATCCATTCATGGCTTTTCTGCCAGTGATCGTTCCGGTATTATTAATTGCAGTTAATTCATTTTTTGCACTGGAAAAAAACAGTGGAAATATTTTACAAAGAATATTTGCTGTACTTGGTGAACCGGTGATCGCTTTATCGGTTGGTATATTATTAGTATTTGCAACAGTGCGTAGCTGGACAAAACAAGCAGTAAGTAAATTATTACAGGAAGGTGTAGAAAAAGCTGGTGGAATTTTAGTCATCATTGGTGCAGGCGGCGCATTCGGCGCTGTGCTGGCTGCAACAAAAATTGGTGAACATTTCGGCCAATCGCTGAACCTCGGCAGTATGGGAATTTTTTTTCCCTTCCTGCTTACGTTTATGTTGAAGACCGCACAAGGTTCATCAACTGTTGCAATTATTACGGCAGCTTCTATCATTCAGCCTTTATTGCCAGCACTTGGCCTGGATACAGAAACAGGTAAACTGCTTTGTGTATTATCCATGGGCGCAGGCTCTATGATGATCTCTCATGCCAATGATGCGTATTTCTGGGTGATATCAAAATTTTCAGGATTGGATATGAAACCGATGCTAAAAGTTTATTCTGTTGCTACGATCTGGATGGGATTAGTAACACTGCTGGTCATTTATATTTTATCATTGTTTTTATTATAA
- a CDS encoding general stress protein CsbD: protein MNAISIKLQTPWEEVKERMKENDLRLTDADLMYEPGHEEELLIRLEKIMNKTRPEVIAYIESISANEGLAG, encoded by the coding sequence ATGAACGCAATTAGTATAAAACTACAGACACCCTGGGAAGAGGTAAAAGAAAGAATGAAGGAAAATGATCTCCGCCTCACTGATGCTGACCTTATGTATGAGCCGGGCCATGAAGAAGAATTGCTGATCCGGCTCGAAAAAATTATGAACAAGACCCGCCCCGAAGTCATTGCTTATATTGAAAGTATTTCCGCCAACGAGGGTTTAGCGGGTTGA
- a CDS encoding KTSC domain-containing protein, translated as MPSSVVAAMKYDAKASKLRVIYTSGNIYDYKEVSEKVYNEMKKASSKGAFLNKQIKPNYDFEKIK; from the coding sequence ATGCCATCTTCCGTTGTTGCAGCAATGAAATACGATGCGAAAGCTTCCAAGCTTAGAGTAATTTATACTTCAGGCAATATCTACGATTATAAAGAAGTCTCCGAAAAGGTTTATAATGAAATGAAAAAAGCTTCTTCAAAAGGAGCGTTTCTAAATAAGCAGATCAAACCAAATTATGATTTTGAAAAAATAAAATAG
- a CDS encoding M56 family metallopeptidase, with protein sequence MILPYIINVALILLACLAFYKLLLRRETFYKVNRYMLIICLGIAFALPLLQVPAGFSLRKVNRVNGVNGELSMVNEQQSIDNGQPAKNSQQPTVNTLPIVNNDKPSATSKETAIAHSPFTIDKLMGWLFWIYWFGVIVFAASFIFQLVLLLWRAYRNPVIIDGPYRIVEVSGDKAPCSFGNTIFINPSKYEWETYNQILMHEKVHIREKHTIDIVVAELLLIFQWFNPFAWIYRREIESNLEFLTDDQLMQREKLDKKRYQLSLVQVSAPHLPLSLTTNYNQSILKTRIAMMNKKRSNLHTAWKYFFLLPVFAFLACLLNEPVAKAQTSNGKSDPDNYRESNVKGETKNHGMETQGYWFAVIKDDKVNIRFSDEKMENENWDLKSGHSFNGSTFKLSELGTLPKGTSGTFNITREAGKMEMTGKFEGSTGMGTYKFVANKAYVDYMNKELKETLDDDDQMAFFFINIKKEFLTMLRSEGYKDVTKDDLIPVAALGIDKAYISSIRNNGFKDISLEDLVPLKALGVDEKYIKEIRSEYKDISTDQLVSFKAQGIDKAYIKSVRDMKSDKGEKGDKGSKDDPDDMVSYKAMNITPEFVNSFKAVGMTNVPHDELVAFKAVGVTPEYVKSWYDKGYKDINPEEFVGMKSQNVTPEYMKSFTDMGYKDIKPEDLVAFKALGITPEYVKSFETAGYKMTDLENVTALKAQGITPEYIKSFEAAGFKDISLDDIVAVKALGVTPEYIKDMRAKGFNYDKLQKYVTLKSID encoded by the coding sequence ATGATACTGCCATATATTATTAATGTCGCTTTGATCCTGCTGGCCTGCCTGGCTTTTTATAAACTCCTGCTGCGCCGCGAAACTTTTTATAAAGTGAACCGCTACATGCTGATCATTTGCCTTGGGATCGCTTTTGCATTGCCGTTGCTGCAGGTGCCTGCGGGGTTTTCGTTGCGTAAGGTGAATAGAGTGAATGGTGTGAATGGTGAATTGTCAATGGTGAATGAACAACAGTCAATAGACAATGGGCAACCTGCAAAAAATAGCCAGCAACCAACTGTTAATACACTACCGATAGTTAATAACGATAAACCTTCAGCGACCTCAAAAGAAACAGCAATTGCCCATTCACCATTCACCATTGACAAGCTAATGGGCTGGTTGTTCTGGATCTATTGGTTTGGCGTAATTGTTTTTGCTGCCAGTTTTATTTTCCAGTTAGTGTTATTGCTCTGGCGTGCCTATCGCAACCCGGTTATCATTGATGGTCCTTACCGCATAGTAGAAGTAAGCGGTGATAAAGCTCCCTGCTCTTTTGGCAATACTATTTTTATCAACCCGTCAAAGTATGAATGGGAAACCTATAACCAGATCTTGATGCATGAGAAAGTTCATATTCGTGAAAAACATACTATTGATATTGTTGTTGCCGAATTGCTGCTGATCTTTCAATGGTTCAATCCATTTGCATGGATCTATCGCAGGGAGATCGAAAGCAATCTTGAGTTTTTAACCGATGATCAACTGATGCAACGGGAAAAGCTGGATAAGAAACGTTACCAGTTGAGTCTTGTTCAGGTATCGGCACCGCATTTACCGCTGAGCCTTACAACAAATTATAACCAGTCAATTCTTAAAACACGTATAGCCATGATGAACAAAAAAAGATCAAACCTGCACACGGCCTGGAAATATTTTTTCCTGTTGCCTGTATTCGCTTTTTTAGCCTGCCTGCTGAATGAGCCGGTGGCGAAAGCCCAAACGTCAAACGGAAAAAGTGATCCCGATAACTATCGGGAGTCAAACGTGAAAGGTGAAACGAAAAATCACGGTATGGAAACCCAGGGTTATTGGTTCGCTGTGATCAAGGATGACAAAGTGAATATCCGCTTCAGCGATGAAAAGATGGAGAATGAAAACTGGGATTTGAAATCGGGACATTCTTTCAACGGTTCTACTTTCAAATTATCCGAACTGGGAACATTGCCAAAAGGAACATCGGGCACATTTAATATTACCCGTGAAGCCGGTAAAATGGAAATGACCGGTAAGTTTGAAGGCAGCACTGGCATGGGTACTTATAAGTTCGTTGCTAATAAAGCCTATGTTGATTACATGAATAAAGAACTGAAAGAAACGCTTGATGATGATGACCAGATGGCTTTCTTCTTTATTAATATCAAAAAAGAATTTTTGACAATGCTTCGCAGCGAAGGATATAAAGATGTAACAAAAGATGACCTTATCCCTGTTGCTGCATTGGGTATTGACAAGGCTTATATTTCTTCTATCCGCAACAATGGATTTAAAGATATCAGTCTTGAAGACCTTGTTCCATTGAAAGCATTGGGTGTTGATGAAAAATATATCAAAGAAATACGCAGTGAGTATAAAGATATTTCCACTGACCAGCTGGTAAGTTTTAAAGCACAGGGGATTGATAAAGCTTATATCAAATCTGTACGTGACATGAAAAGTGACAAAGGAGAGAAGGGAGATAAAGGGAGTAAAGATGACCCCGATGATATGGTTAGTTATAAAGCCATGAACATTACGCCTGAGTTTGTGAATTCTTTCAAAGCCGTGGGTATGACGAATGTGCCGCATGATGAATTAGTAGCTTTTAAAGCAGTAGGCGTTACACCTGAGTATGTGAAGAGCTGGTATGATAAAGGGTATAAGGATATTAACCCTGAAGAGTTTGTTGGCATGAAATCACAGAACGTTACACCTGAATACATGAAGAGTTTTACCGATATGGGATATAAGGATATAAAGCCAGAAGATCTTGTTGCCTTCAAAGCATTGGGTATTACACCTGAGTATGTAAAAAGTTTTGAAACCGCCGGTTATAAGATGACTGATCTTGAGAATGTAACTGCGCTTAAAGCACAGGGCATCACTCCTGAATACATTAAGAGTTTTGAAGCAGCAGGGTTCAAGGATATTAGCCTCGATGATATCGTTGCTGTAAAAGCATTGGGTGTTACACCTGAATATATAAAAGACATGAGGGCAAAGGGATTTAACTATGATAAGTTACAGAAGTATGTTACACTAAAAAGTATTGATTAA
- a CDS encoding BlaI/MecI/CopY family transcriptional regulator has protein sequence MIKLAKREEQIMQVYWDLGKAFIKEVIPHLPDPKPHYNSVATMVKILEEKGFLDHDTIGNVYSYFPIISREQYQKHAMKDIVKEYFDNSYPRMLAFFAKEQKLSEAELKEILNMIKTDNS, from the coding sequence ATGATAAAGCTGGCTAAAAGAGAAGAACAGATCATGCAGGTGTATTGGGACCTGGGTAAAGCATTCATTAAAGAAGTGATCCCTCACCTGCCGGATCCGAAACCACATTATAATAGTGTGGCCACTATGGTGAAGATACTGGAAGAAAAAGGTTTCCTGGATCATGATACCATTGGCAATGTGTACAGCTACTTCCCCATCATCAGCCGGGAACAATACCAGAAGCATGCAATGAAAGATATCGTGAAAGAATATTTTGATAATTCCTACCCGCGGATGCTGGCCTTCTTTGCCAAAGAACAAAAACTATCTGAAGCCGAACTGAAAGAAATTCTTAACATGATTAAAACAGACAACTCATGA